A single genomic interval of Daucus carota subsp. sativus chromosome 1, DH1 v3.0, whole genome shotgun sequence harbors:
- the LOC135147743 gene encoding protein MAINTENANCE OF MERISTEMS-like, translating to MQNDVSLITALVERWRPETNTFHFTFGEMTVTLEDVYMLMGLPVVGEPIRSDDDIPHRSTWLRRWHDPELTEEQRKSALDRGGVKLKFLRAQYGTCPSSTDRDMMVIYTRAYVLYLCGAILFPTKSNNVVHTRLILFLEDPSKIYGYAWGAAVLAYLYRNLQEASRKDVRSISGCTTVLMLWSRERLRPGQPLIAENTRMIWARALAWAVAPVSAGRSKFYNVHHNIDAYRGMFDNFYLDWVRWRPYARFYRRPDAHFERALIAGIARVPLHYFEDVEYQLPERVPRQFDMPLCIPPDPPADMRGLRYTNDNPFMQVHPFYRQQYVDMWNNFVQNGVGIVEPAENEISEEAYMDWYYNITKLKIIPPSRATKNPAVYQQARDKCDVSKAMDLIITTARGMSELCLHEMPPVFHDSVLPTFVRGYDELMLETFGPTYERPDFKNVLPKRKARRTTESSSQPSGSDFFKEYEAYEHPTSSPFETTQFC from the exons ATGCAGAATGATGTTAGCTTGATCACAGCTTTAGTGGAGCGTTGGAGACCCGAGACCAACACTTTTCACTTCACTTTCGGGGAGATGACTGTGACCCTTGAAGATGTATATATGTTGATGGGTCTACCAGTGGTTGGAGAGCCAATTAGATCCGATGATGATATTCCACATAGGAGTACATGGCTTCGAAGATGGCACGATCCAGAACTTACAGAGGAGCAAAGGAAATCTGCCTTGGACCGTGGTGGTGTGAAGTTGAAATTTTTGAGAGCGCAGTATGGTACTTGCCCTTCGAGTACAGATCGGGATATGATGGTGATATACACTCGGGCATATGTTCTCTACTTGTGTGGGGCAATACTGTTTCCTaccaagtccaacaatgtcgtCCACACTCGACTGATCCTATTTCTAGAGGATCCGAGCAAAATTTATGGATATGCTTGGGGGGCTGCAGTTCTTGCATATCTATATAGGAATTTGCAAGAGGCTAGTAGAAAGGATGTCAGGTCCATATCCGGTTGTACAACAGTTTTGATGCTATGGTCTCGTGAGAGGTTGCGCCCGggacaacctttgatagcagaAAATACGAGGATGATATGGGCTAGGGCATTAGCATGGGCTGTTGCTCCAGTCTCTGCAGGGAGGTCAAAGTTCTACAACGTTCATCACAACATCGATGCATACAGAGGTATGTTCGATAATTTCTATTTGGATTGGGTGCGTTGGAGGCCATATGCACGTTTCTATCGGAGGCCTGATGCGCATTTCGAGAGAGCTCTAATTGCCGGCATTGCCCGTGTACCACTCCATTACTTTGAGGATGTAGAGTACCAGCTCCCAGAAAGGGTCCCAAGGCAATTCGATATGCCGTTGTGTATACCTCCAGATCCCCCTGCAGACATGAGAGGTTTGAGGTATACCAATGACAATCCTTTCATGCAAGTGCATCCATTCTACCGGCAGCAGTATGTAGACATGTGGAATAACTTCGTCCAAAATGGAGTTGGTATTGTGGAGCCAGCGGAGAATGAGATTTCGGAGGAAGCCTATATGGATTGGTACTACAATATCACGAAGCTAAAGATTATACCGCCATCGAGGGCCACGAAAAATCCGGCCGTGTACCAACAAGCCCGTGACAAATGCGACGTGTCCAAGGCGATGGATTTG ATCATCACGACTGCTCGAGGTATGAGCGAGCTCTGTCTGCATGAGATGCCCCCGGTTTTCCATGATTCCGTATTACCGACATTTGTCAGGGGTTATGACGAGCTCATGTTAGAGACTTTCGGTCCGACTTATGAGAGGCCCGACTTCAAGAATGTGCTGCCCAAAAGGAAGGCAAGAAGGACCACGGAGTCATCGAGTCAACCGTCTGGGAGTGATTTCTTCAAAGAGTACGAAGCCTATGAACATCCTACAAGTTCTCCTTTCGAGACTACACA ATTTTGCTGA
- the LOC135147757 gene encoding protein FAR1-RELATED SEQUENCE 5-like: MISKDEVLFMQRPRNITPVIQQLIITLNKSGIGPSKTLNVLGELTGGLENIGFGNQDVRNVLRDIRHYVFDSSDALEGLALLRELKRNSQGEFFYKVDVDEENRVRAMMWVDPRSVNAYKNFGDVVFDSTYRTNRYCMPFVPFTGVNHHYQSILFGFALIRDETEESYLWVFKSWLEAMGNVAPQTIITDQDIAIGNAIAEVLPNTSHLYCGRH; the protein is encoded by the exons ATGATTTCAAAGGATGAAGTGCTTTTCATGCAACGGCCAAGGAATATAACTCCCGTTATTCAGCAATTGATTATAACATTGAATAAATCGGGTATTGGGCCTTCAAAAACTTTAAACGTGTTAGGGGAGTTAACGGGTGGCTTGGAGAATATTGGATTTGGTAATCAAGATGTTCGGAATGTATTGCGTGATATTCGACATTATGTGTTTGATTCGAGTGATGCTTTAGAGGGTTTGGCATTACTTCGAGAATTGAAACGTAATAGTCAAGGTGAATTTTTCTATAAAGTTGACGTGGACGAGGAAAATCGTGTGCGGGCCATGATGTGGGTTGACCCGAGATCAGTCAATGCCTACAAAAATTTCGGAGATGTTGTTTTTGACTCCACATATCGTACTAATAGGTATTGCATGCCGTTCGTGCCATTTACGGGGGTAAATCACCATTATCAGTCGATTTTGTTCGGATTTGCCCTGATAAGGGATGAGACCGAAGAATCTTACTTATGGGTGTTTAAGAGTTGGTTGGAGGCTATGGGGAACGTGGCTCCACAAACGATCATCACCGATCAAGACATTGCTATTGGAAATGCTATTGCCGAAGTTTTGCCTAACACAAGTCATCTATATT GTGGGAGGCATTAG